The sequence TCCTTCTAGGTTATCGCCCTTTTTATGCCTCTTTGTCCTTGTTTCTTCATTGTTCCCTCTTGTAGCAGTAGTCCTTCTCTGCGGCACCGGATCATGCCTTTCACCTGTTGCATCTCCTGCCTCAACAACACGGACATCATCTTCTTCATGTGCCGGCAAGGTTTCTTCCACTTCATCTTGTTCATGTTCTATGTTGAGAAACTCATCTCTATTTCCTACTTGAGTAAGATCTGGAAGTTGGGTGGAGGTGTAGTTGTAGGTCCCTTCAGCTGTTTGCCCTGCACAATGAAGTTTTACTTAAAAAAGGGTAGACAACATAACATATTGGAAAGCATGCACATTGTAATGAGACTAACCATCATAAAGCTCCCCCAAGGCCTCATATAGAGGAAAAGACTTATTGCGGAACTTTTTAGCCTTAGGATGAGAAGTCAGTATATTTTTCCATAAAGCTGGGTCAGCCGTAATCCTCCCTATCTTCTCATCAAAATGAGCTCCACTTTGATTCTTTGCATCCTTTAGCAACCTATAGTCCCTTTTCAGCTCTCTTTCCTTATCTTGTATTTGTGTCTTTGTGAAATAGACATATTGTTCCCTCTGATGAAATTCCTTGACAATTTTGTTCCATGCTTCTGTTGTCCATCCATTTTGACCCCTATAATCAGCTGTCTTGTGCTCATGCAAGAGGTCCACAAGAGTTTTCTCTAGAGTTGAGTTCCAAGCGGCTCTTAATTTCTCTACACAAGACAAGGAAGAAACATTACTAGTAGAATTCCAAGAGGCGCTTAATTTCTCTTAAGTCTACTTGCATACCTTTTGGAGAACCTCCATGTTTTCTTGGATCACCAGCTTTAGGAGAAGGCTTCTTTGTTGCACTTTTTGATAAGAGCATGTTGATTCTTGGAGAACCCCTTCCAAACATGTTAACTAATATTATATAACACAATATTAAACCAAATTTCTATGCTGAAAACAGTTAGCTGAAATTTCTATTCTGAAATTGGAACAAAAGGAACAAAGAAAATTTCTATTATGAAAACAGTTAGATGATATTATGTTTCAGGATACTAAATAATGAGAAATGGATTAAACCAAATATTAAGAGAGGTAACAATGTGACAGTAAATAAAATGTAGAACAGAGCAACATATGGTCTATTCCAAACTAAACCAGAATACATGAGGGCTAATAGATGTGCCAATTTTTTAGACAAATGTGCCACTAATTTCTATGCTCTTGGTAATCATTCCACATTTCTTATGCTATTGCATCTCTAAGATTATTTCCTTGGACATTTCCTTGATCGTTGCCTTGATCGCCATCCGGTAGATCAACAAAGTTTTGTGGCGAAATATTATCTGGTTGATTATCTAACCATTCCTCATCCCCTTTGAGTGATCGAATAATATTGTGAAGTACAGCGGCTGCTACTGGTATCTTCACTTGATTCCTTATTTTGTGAAATGTGGCAGCTTTGAGGATGGGAAAGCGCTTCTTCACAACCCCCAAAGTCCTTTCAACATGATTCCTCAGTATGGCATGGCGATGGTTAAATAATTCCTTGTAGTTCTGAGGTCTACGGTGACCTTGCCCATACTCCTTTAGATGGTATCTAACTCCACGATAAGGTGCAAGGAATGATGAGGTGTTGGCATACCCACCATCGACCAAATAGAACTTTTCTGGAGGTACATTGAATCCATTGTTCATTGCAGATCGAAGAACTCTAGCATCTGTAGCAGATCCCTCCCACCCAGTAGATATGAAAGCGATATTTAGGTCGAAATCACAAGCTATCATCACGTTTTGGCTAAGAGTTCCCTTCCTGTTCCTAAAAGGAGCAGCTTTGTCAGGTGAAATTGTAATGGGCACATGAGTGCCATCAATTGCACCAATGCAGTTCTGCATAAGAAAACTACATGTGAATTTCTAAAATTTAGAAGAAAATGGATAGATATTGGGCAAAGATTGAAATGCCATCACCTTGAAGTAAGGATAGAACCTAGGATTCCTTTCAATTTTTGGATGTACTTGAATTGGAGAAGGAGGCTTCAAAAATCGTTTGGCGAGGGAAGGGACAACTATGTCAAAAAAATGCTTTATATGATGGTGGAAAGTGTCACCACTATGCCCGAACTCTTCTTGTAGGTCCTCAAATGAAGCATTATGGCTTATCATGTATAGAAAGAAGCCGAGCTTCTCCTCAACTTTTATCCTTGTGTCACGTACCAACCTTTCCTTCCTAAGATAGTTGGCTATGGCTCTAAAAATTTCAGGTTCCATTCTGAATGCTACTCGACAGTTCTTGACATGCCCTTGAAGCAACTCTGAAACATGCTCCTCGCCACTTAGCTTCGATGTGTGTCGCTGCTTCTTAACCCTCCTCCCTCTAGGAGAACTATAACGCAACAAATGTAATGCAGGAAGGaagaacatcatcatatcatcatCATCCTCATGTCTCCTCTTCCTAATGCGCTCCAATAACCCCATACTCATTGCAAAAAAAGATGGGGGGTACCGGGTCCCAAGAAGTACCTCTTGGGGATGGTACCGGGTCCCAAGATGGTGGGGGTTGGTCTTCTCCTACTCTAACCGGTGCGGGTACAATCTACAAAAAAAGTAGAATATTCAAATTAGTATATATATACATTCAAATATATGTATGGCTGACTCATGAACCGTAGGGACTAGCTAGTTGGCTAAATATATGTAAATTAGCTAAATATATGTATGGCAACTCATGAACAACCATGTATGAACAACAAACATATATTTAAATTATATATGAACATATATATGAGTGTGTTTAAATTAGCTAAATATATGAACAACAAACACACCCATAcatggatgatccatatatgtatgAACAACAATATTTGTGCATATGAGTTGCCTGAACATATTTAAATTAGCTACATTTACATTGCTGTCGCTGGAGTCCTACCACAGATGGACGACCAGAAAACAACCCTCAAGAGCTCAGTAGCTCAGCTGATCTCCCTAGCAATGGGGATGTTGGTCGCTCTAGGCATTTCTCTGGTAGAATAATCTGAATCCCCATTTCACCAGTTGCAGCTTTAGGTCCAACCGAGTTACCCAAGTCGATATAATGCTCTAGCAGCTCCAGACTTGAAGCAGGGTTTTCTGATCCTCCCGGACAAGATCTGCGCGTGCTTTGGCCTGGAACTCTGGCTTTGCCGGACTCCGGACGCTCATAGCTGACGAGCAGTGCGTGTAATTAATCGAGCTTCTCGCGTACGTTGCTACTTGATTTGGACGACCAAATCTAGCCAGCCTACTAAGGTATTTGCATGCAATAGTTATATTAGCAAATAGTTTTGAGAACCGCTGCTGCCCAAACTAGTATTTTCTTAGGTTTAGAAATTCCATCCAAAACGGAGGGCAGCAAGGCTCCCGTAGGTGGCGGCGACCATCAGCGGAGTGTGAAGCGTCGGCAAGAAACTCAATCCCTAGGACATAGACACGGGAGAGGAGAAGGGAAGCAAGAACTCACAGGAGAAAAGAGCCCTGACGAAGAGGGCGGCCAGCGGCGGAAGAAGCCTTGCGTCGCCGTCGTCTCGAATCGCGCCACTGCTCGCTTCCGCACCGTGGGCGGCGCAGTGTGGCCGGGATGAGTTCCACAGCTGTTGGTTTGTGGACGAATTCCAGGCCGGGGTTGAGGTTTTTCGTGTGGATTGGGCCTGGTTTGTAAACACATGTGGGCTAAGCGAACAACTATTTCTTCGTGGGCTGGTATTTGATCCAGGTTGGGATGACACCCATGGATTAGGCCATCATACCAGCCAATTCCAACTctaacgaacaagccctaaatctCATCAATCCCCATCGATTAAGGAtgaaacgaataaagactattGGTGCCTCCTGGCCCACGCCTCCGCAGCCGTTCGCCCTATGAGCACGTGGAAGTTGAGTGGTGGCTGGTGGCCGGCTGGGGCGCGGACAGGGAACGCGCCCGGGCTAAGCGGCTTCGCGGCGGCCAGCTAGGGTACGGATGAATGGCACGTGTGGGCTTGCTCAAAGTAAAGTGTTAGAAACTATAAATTGTTACAGTTCAAATTCAGAATAATGCTTTTCCATTGCTCTGTTTAAGTTCCTTTCTAAAACTCCTATGTCCTATCTGCTTCTGCCAATTCTTTTTTGCTATAGTTGTACATGTCATGGGTAAGGATAGTAGCGAGCAAGCACGCAGAACCTTTGTCTTCATTTAAATATCTACTTATGAGTGACACCGGTTGTTGTAATGATATATTCACTCGAGCAACCTTATTGTCAGCCACTCCACCAAGGTGGATCTGTTTGGCCCAAACTTGATGAACGATTTTTTTGATGCATTTGCAGCAACTCCAACAACTATACATATATTCAGGTTTGTTTCTCCATATATAAATGCTTCTTTATATATGTTAGTATATAGAAGAATAGTACTTGTTGTACATTTGTACAATTAACTGGATCACTTGGAAGATGATGAATATAATTAAAACTATGCAACATTGTTGTAGTGTTTGAACCTAAATATCACACACTTCACATTCTTTCTGTTTCCTTCTTTTTAATACCTAATATTTTGAGCAGGACTGAACCAGGTGTGAGCGGTTTGTGGAACAAAAGAGCCGAAATAACGGTTTGTGGAACAAAAGAGCCAAAATAATATCATCGCTTCAAGCATTAGTTTTTTTTAATGATTTATATAAAGTGTCTACAAATATGTGCAAAACTCAATAAGATGTGTGGCAAAGTCTATGATCTAGCTGTGGTGCTTTTTTATTTATGTGATATGTGGATCTATTATTATGTAATATTAATTAATTATATATGTCTATGTGAttatgtgtataaaaatctgtgatttaTGGTACTTTCGTGTTTATATCGATTTAGTTGATCTGTCATTATTGAATGCTAATTAATTGTATATTATTGTTAATAACAACTGTCAGTAACACATCTTTCTGTTGGTTGATAAACGAACCATATAGCAACCCAcccttggttgctaaatgtataataTATCAACCCATTGTTGGTCGTTAAATGTATAACAGCAgcaacctacggttggttgctaaaaagacgtcggtcgctaaagcctttagcgacggcacttacagcgaccatccttatgggtcgctaaaggtTTTAAGCGACCAatcgtaggtcgctgaaggcatttttagcaaccaaccgaagGTCGctataagtgaaccgtcgtgtagtgcaaTAAAGTAATGTTGATGgccctcatacacacctgcatgcatttggaaaaaacaaaggacaatctgaaagctcgaagagatctagtaatgctttgtgaccgaccaaaccaagtgctcaatgacaacgaCAAGCCGCCAAGTGCCTTAttctgtcttacctctaaagacaaaTCGAGGTgatgagatggatgaaaaaaataaatttcccgatggttatgctgcg is a genomic window of Zea mays cultivar B73 chromosome 5, Zm-B73-REFERENCE-NAM-5.0, whole genome shotgun sequence containing:
- the LOC103626879 gene encoding uncharacterized protein; this encodes MFGRGSPRINMLLSKSATKKPSPKAGDPRKHGGSPKEKLRAAWNSTLEKTLVDLLHEHKTADYRGQNGWTTEAWNKIVKEFHQREQYVYFTKTQIQDKERELKRDYRLLKDAKNQSGAHFDEKIGRITADPALWKNILTSHPKAKKFRNKSFPLYEALGELYDGQTAEGTYNYTSTQLPDLTQVGNRDEFLNIEHEQDEVEETLPAHEEDDVRVVEAGDATGERHDPVPQRRTTATRGNNEETRTKRHKKGDNLEGIMGRYIDMRMKQAEEEATQLAKEREEKEVSQAADFSIKKCISIIGTMEVTKEEKAKAYNVFKDLDNRQIFLSACDDDAESALIWLRNEMA